The sequence AAAGAAGGCTCCCTTCCCCCTTAACAATCCCCTAACCACGACAACGTTAGAAGTGGCATGCGTCAGTGCTGAAGCACTGCATGCGGCTTGCTTCTAAGAAATTTCTAACAAATTTTAAAATTTCATGAACGAGTAATTTCGGCTCTAAAATTTGAGCTAAACAATAAGCGAAGCCAAATTTTAGTAGCCAATTCTTGCGAGTGAATGGAATTTTAAAATTTGCAAAATGGCATAAATAAAGCTATTTTTATTACACACCTTAAAAACCTCACAAATTTTTACCAAGCAAAATGCCAAAATAGCTTGCAAGCAGGCAAAGGCTAAGGTTTAAAAATATATTTAAAAAGCCTTTTATGAGTTCGCCTTCTAGTAAAAATTTAACGCTATCAAGGCTAAAGCTTGAAAATGTGGTAAAGCCGCCAAGTATGCCAACGACTAAGAAAACCCTCACGCTTTGGCTTAAATTTAAGCAAAATAAAACGCCGATAATGAAGCTGCCAAGCACATTTACACCAAG is a genomic window of Campylobacter concisus containing:
- the crcB gene encoding fluoride efflux transporter CrcB, with amino-acid sequence MLVNLLFAGLGGFIGAGCRFLAGELLKFSHFPLATLGVNVLGSFIIGVLFCLNLSQSVRVFLVVGILGGFTTFSSFSLDSVKFLLEGELIKGFLNIFLNLSLCLLASYFGILLGKNL